GTCGACGCTCCCGAAGTCGTCGCCCCGGCCCATGGCGGTATCGACGGCGCCGGGACAGATGACGTTCACCCGGATCTTGAGCGAGCCGAGCTCGATCGCCGCCGTCTTGGTGAGGCCACGGATCGCGAATTTGCTCGACACGTACGCGGACAGCCCGGCGATGCCCTGGAGCCCGCCCGTCGACGCGATGTTCACGATCGCCCCGCCGCCCTTCGCCGCCATGGGCGGAATGACGGCCCGCATTCCGAGGAAGCACCCGAACTGATTCACCTCGATGACCCGCCGGTACTCGTCGAGCGACATCGCCGCAATCGGCGCGACCCGCAGGATGCCCGCGTTGTTCACGAGCACGTCGGGCGGGCCGAAGCGTTCCGTCGCGGCGGCCACGAAGCGCGTCCAGCTCTCCTCGCTGCCGACGTCGTGGTGGCAGTAGAGCGCCGCGTCGCCGATGGCGGCGGCGACGCGGCGTCCGTCGTCGTCGAGCACGTCGCCGAGCACCACCTTCGCGCCCTCGGCGGCGAAGAGGCGCGCTTCGGCCTCACCCTGTCCGCGCGCCGCGCCCGTGACGAGCGCGATCTTCCCTGCGAGCCGCCCGCCGGCGCGCGCATCGTGATCCGTCATGGCTCGGCGCTTTACGAAGCGCGCGCCGCGCTTGTCAAGCAAGCGTCCGCGTTGCGGTGTGATGCGCCGCTGGTTGACCGCGCGTGGCGCTCGGTGCACTCTCGCGCGAACGACCCCACGTCACGTCGGAGGAAGCAATGCGCATCATCGTCGATCACGATCTCTGCGAGGGCAACGCCGTCTGCGTACGCGCCGCTCCCGAAATCTTCGCCGTCGGCGACGACGATCAGGCCCGCGTCCTCGTAGAGCATCCGCCCGCGTCGCAGCGCGCCAATGTCGAGGCCGCGGTCGCGCGCTGTCCGCGGCAGGCGCTCGCGCTTCGAGAAGACTGACCTCGTACTGCACCGGCGTTCACGTCACGCACGCCGAGGTCGACGAGCGCCCCTCCGACTCGAGCTTCGCGCGGGTCGCCGTCAGTGCGGGACGCCGCCCGGATGGAGCTTCGGACAGGCGACGCCGATCCGACGGAACATCTCCCACATCCAGAGGACGGCGGGGTGGAAGAGCGGCTTCCCGCTGGTCATGAAGGCGCAGCTCACCTCGCGCTCCGGGTCGGCCCACGCGACGACGTTGGTGAGTCCGAGATGACCGAACGCGTGGCTGGTGTCGGGGCCGTAGAAGCTCAGGTAGTCGCCGCCGAGCATGAAGCCCGCGCCGTAGCGAAGCGGGAGGCCGAGCGTGAAGTCGAACTCGAGGTAGCTCTGCTCTCCGGTCGCCCGGCGGACGGTGCGCGGCTCCATGACGCGCACGCCGCGCAGCTCGCCGCCCCGCAGCAGCATCTCGTAGAAGCGGCACAGCTCGTCCGCCGTCGCGACCATGCTGGCGGCCGGGAGGATGCCGCAGAGGAAGCGCGGGTCGTTCGAGAGCTCGACGGCGCGCTCGAAGTCGACCCCGAGCGTGCGGCGGAGGATCAGGGACACCGGCGGCAATACGGGAAAGCCGGTGAAGTAGTTCGTCGCGACATGACCGAGGTCGCTCTGGTCGATGCCGTAGCGCATCCAGCGGAAGCCGAGCGGGCGGCGGATGGCGTCGTCGTGCACGGAACGGATACTGCCGCCGGTCACGCGCCGCACGATCTCGCCCAGGATGAATCCGCCCGTGATCGCGTGGTACGCGAGCTGGCGCCCCGGGCGCGAGCTCAACGGCATCGCGGTCAGCACCTCCA
This genomic window from Deltaproteobacteria bacterium contains:
- a CDS encoding glucose 1-dehydrogenase → MTDHDARAGGRLAGKIALVTGAARGQGEAEARLFAAEGAKVVLGDVLDDDGRRVAAAIGDAALYCHHDVGSEESWTRFVAAATERFGPPDVLVNNAGILRVAPIAAMSLDEYRRVIEVNQFGCFLGMRAVIPPMAAKGGGAIVNIASTGGLQGIAGLSAYVSSKFAIRGLTKTAAIELGSLKIRVNVICPGAVDTAMGRGDDFGSVDIPDVFAGIPIPRIGRPDEVARAALFLASDEASYCTGAELLVDGGMLAGPSWGQT
- a CDS encoding ferredoxin encodes the protein MRIIVDHDLCEGNAVCVRAAPEIFAVGDDDQARVLVEHPPASQRANVEAAVARCPRQALALRED
- a CDS encoding beta-lactamase family protein, whose amino-acid sequence is PDTPFGMMSATKAVTAMVVHLLDERNLLRIDDRVCEYIPEFGVESKRWITIRHVLAHRAGLPSPPPDAMDLDLLADPDRVLEVLTAMPLSSRPGRQLAYHAITGGFILGEIVRRVTGGSIRSVHDDAIRRPLGFRWMRYGIDQSDLGHVATNYFTGFPVLPPVSLILRRTLGVDFERAVELSNDPRFLCGILPAASMVATADELCRFYEMLLRGGELRGVRVMEPRTVRRATGEQSYLEFDFTLGLPLRYGAGFMLGGDYLSFYGPDTSHAFGHLGLTNVVAWADPEREVSCAFMTSGKPLFHPAVLWMWEMFRRIGVACPKLHPGGVPH